From a single Scylla paramamosain isolate STU-SP2022 chromosome 28, ASM3559412v1, whole genome shotgun sequence genomic region:
- the LOC135114944 gene encoding uncharacterized protein LOC135114944: protein MHTRNVIFRMTLYCFFIMVAYLLTTQQRSPPPIIQPLTPTPASPSLPRLPREPPATSATPASLPFRLASFPTLITATPDQQCRGMFTTEKGDQDTAMISDDYYWELSRELSPLLMQEGLDTSSNKRDVRTFSGTRLKLMNGSLPYLPCTVREYPAEEVGRCLAAKRGTSGTNTWIAFFGDSNMRQKMEALTEWFLPPGLTYTYYLNDTQVTRDAFMTLFLNPSQLRPDSFDILGCRSSNEGNLNNSGGAYRRNTLVSSGNSQGGVTSKETQAERSESSQIASKDSVLKPTKDYEIRVTLLWVGEKINDQDKVPAVTRLEEWAEAKMVPDVLVIGIGKWLMNNFEQELSPYTYLATFVHYLSPPLLRLARRTRILHWAQSRLRHYNFDFSVPEAKVTKTNWRIILLNAPYSYSLPLMDGCLKHILRPTGVWYWDSTLPFNLANLKECETLMKANFSHTRLYTDHWWRCSDPHHASYETNVNEMTMLWNLLCNSYMGESPIYCCAREEVSRP, encoded by the exons ATGCATACCAGAAATGTTATTTTTCGTATGACTTTATACTGCTTCTTTATAATGGTAGCGTATCTCTTGACGACACAACAACGGTCCCCGCCTCCCATCATCCAGCCTCTAACACCCACTCCAGCTTCACCCTCCTTGCCACGCTTGCCTCGAGAACCACCCGCCACCTCTGCTACCCCAGCCTCGCTCCCCTTCCGGCTAGCTTCCTTTCCCACCCTCATTACTGCCACGCCAGACCAGCAGTGCCGTGGTATGTTCACTACTGAAAAAGGAGACCAAGACACTGCCATGATTTCGG ATGATTATTATTGGGAGCTAAGTCGCGAGCTGTCCCCACTATTAATGCAAGAGGGCCTTGACACATCATCCAATAAGCGGGACGTTCGCACCTTCTCCGGGACTAGACTGAAGCTCATGAACGGGTCCTTGCCTTACCTTCCCTGCACG GTTCGCGAGTACCCGGCAGAAGAGGTCGGTCGGTGTCTGGCGGCTAAGAGAGGGACCAGTGGCACTAACACTTGGATCGCCTTCTTTGGGGACTCGAACATGAGACAGAAAATGGAAGCTCTGACTGAGTGGTTCTTGCCACCCGGTCTAACATACACTTACTACCTCAACGACACTCAG GTTACCCGCGACGCCTTCATGACGCTGTTTCTAAACCCAAGCCAGCTGCGTCCAGACTCATTTGACATCCTGGGCTGCCGAAGTAGTAACGAAGGAAATTTAAACAACAGTGGAGGAGCCTACAGAAGGAATACACTCGTAAGTTCAGGAAACAGCCAAGGCGGCGTAACAAGCAAGGAAACTCAGGCGGAACGGAGCGAGTCCTCTCAGATTGCTTCAAAAGATTCTGTTCTCAAACCCACAAAAGACTACGAGATACGAGTTACGTTGTTGTGGgttggggaaaaaattaatgaCCAAGACAAGGTTCCCGCTGTGACCCGCTTAGAAGAGTGGGCGGAGGCGAAGATGGTGCCTGATGTCCTCGTTATTG GGATTGGGAAATGGCTTATGAATAATTTCGAACAAGAATTATCACCCTACACGTACCTGGCCACTTTCGTCCACTACCTGTCGCCGCCCCTGCTCCGCCTGGCACGCCGCACCCGTATCCTCCATTGGGCACAAAGCAG ACTGCGTCACTATAACTTTGACTTCTCAGTACCAGAGGCCAAGGTGACGAAGACTAACTGGCGCATCATCCTGCTCAATGCACCCTATAGTTACAGCCTGCCACTGATGGATGGTTGCCTCAAGCATATCCTGAG ACCTACAGGTGTGTGGTACTGGGACTCCACACTCCCCTTCAACCTGGCTAATCTCAAGGAATGCGAGACCTTGATGAAAGCTAACTTCTCACATACCCGCCTCTACACag ACCACTGGTGGAGATGTTCAGATCCCCATCATGCCTCTTATGAGACTAATGTGAATGAGATGACTATGCTGTGGAATCTACTCTGCAACTCTTACATGGGTGAGAGTCCAATTTATTGCTGTGCCAGGGAAGAAGTGTCCAGACCATAA
- the LOC135114946 gene encoding F-box/SPRY domain-containing protein 1-like yields MVNWCLLPDHVVEVIFSYLDVHDLRNCSLVCKNWYKFLNDQNNDVWRLHCVRKLAEEALKSDLLASVPTYKAKLRAFYHAWNPNDCSRNIYVKPNGFTLHRNPVAQSTDGARGKMGFRSGRHAWEVVWEGPLGTVAVIGIATKDAAVQCPGYVALLGSDEHSWGWNLVDNHLLHNGDSQGNYPLLNNAPKYQVGERIRVILDCDDNTLAFEKNYEFLGVAFRGLPDKQLYPSVSAVYGNTEVSMVYLGPPLDG; encoded by the exons ATGGTGAACTGGTGCCTGCTGCCAGATCACGTGGTAGAGGTCATATTCTCCTACCTAGACGTGCACGATCTACGGAACTGTTCCCTCGTGTGTAAAAACTGGTACAAGTTCCTCAACGACCAGAACAACGACGTGTGGCGGCTGCACTGCGTCAGGAAATTGGCCGAGGAGGCACTCAAATCAGACCTCTTAGCCTCAGTTCCCACGTATAAAGCTAAGTTAAGGGCGTTTTACCACGCTTGGAATCCCAATGACTGCTCGAGGAACATTTACGTGAAGCCGAACGGGTTTACCTTACACAGGAACCCGGTGGCCCAGAGTACTGACGGGGCACGGGGCAAGATGGGCTTCAGGTCAGGACGACACGCCTGGGAGGTGGTGTGGGAGGGACCTCTTGGCACTGTGGCAGTCATCGGTATAGCCACTAAAGACGCAGCAGTTCAGTGCCCGGGCTATGTGGCACTGCTGGGCTCTGATGAACACTCCTGGGGCTGGAACCTGGTTGACAATCACCTCCTGCATAATGGGGACTCTCAAGGCAATTACCCATTATTAAACAATGCACCCAAATATCAG GTTGGCGAGAGAATACGAGTAATACTGGACTGTGATGACAACACGTTAGCGTTTGAAAAAAACTACGAGTTTCTAGGAGTAGCTTTCAGAG GATTGCCAGACAAGCAGCTGTATCCATCAGTGTCTGCTGTGTATGGTAACACTGAAGTATCTATGGTATACCTCGGTCCTCCGCTGGATGGCTGA